One window of Geotoga petraea genomic DNA carries:
- a CDS encoding zinc metallopeptidase — protein MFFFHPSMLILIPAILLSFWAQMKVKNTFDKYSRVKSSLDEKGASFARRLLDSLGLFDVKVERVSGYLSDHYDPTNKVLRLSNSTYNSQSVAALGVVAHEVGHAIQHQKSYKPLVLRNMSVPLASFGSNLSWIILIIGFLFSIPQLLWGGIILFSFVVAFTLITLPVEFNASSRAVKTLPLVGMPSGEVESVKKVLNAAAMTYVASALMAISQLIRMILLAQSRD, from the coding sequence ATGTTCTTTTTTCATCCATCTATGCTAATTTTAATCCCAGCTATTTTGCTATCTTTCTGGGCTCAAATGAAAGTTAAAAATACTTTCGATAAATATTCAAGGGTAAAATCGTCGTTAGACGAAAAAGGTGCCAGTTTTGCAAGAAGACTGTTGGATTCTTTAGGATTATTTGATGTTAAAGTAGAACGAGTTAGCGGATATCTTTCTGATCATTATGACCCAACAAATAAAGTTTTGAGATTATCAAATTCAACTTATAATTCTCAGTCAGTTGCAGCCTTAGGAGTCGTTGCTCATGAAGTTGGACACGCTATACAACATCAAAAAAGTTATAAACCTTTGGTTTTAAGAAATATGTCTGTCCCATTAGCCTCATTTGGAAGCAATCTCTCATGGATAATATTGATTATAGGTTTTTTATTTTCAATACCTCAATTATTATGGGGTGGAATAATACTTTTTAGTTTTGTAGTGGCTTTTACTTTGATTACTCTACCAGTTGAATTCAATGCAAGCTCAAGGGCTGTCAAAACGTTGCCCTTAGTTGGAATGCCATCTGGGGAAGTTGAATCAGTCAAAAAAGTTTTAAATGCTGCTGCAATGACTTATGTAGCATCAGCTTTAATGGCAATATCTCAGCTAATTAGAATGATCTTATTAGCTCAAAGCAGGGATTAA
- a CDS encoding class I SAM-dependent rRNA methyltransferase, whose protein sequence is MVINLNKNIKSRILNGHPWIYKNEIKNIPNNVTKGEIVDVFHENNFLGRGYYNEDSLITIRLLTRKNHKIDQDFFDNKIEKALKYRKRFINDNSFRLFFSESDGIPGLIVDKFEDYLVMQINTFGAYEYKDLILNSLIKFLGPKGIFEKDDERSAKIEGFTCIEGWVYKKGPEIIPFQIDGINFFSDTKGQKTGFFLDQRINAKKVMEISENLDALDAFSYTGNFGLHVLKGGAKKVTFIDYSERALNILENTLKANSIDSSKYEIINGNSFDILKMFDETSRYFDMTIIDPPSLAKSRKSKKNAFRGYKELNLRAMKITKNNGILVTSSCTQIIFDEEFSRIIFEAMEDTHKILKLVHKGYQSPDHPIQKNIFETEYLKNYIFLVDDKNNY, encoded by the coding sequence ATGGTAATTAATTTAAATAAAAACATTAAATCAAGAATTTTAAATGGGCATCCATGGATATACAAAAATGAAATTAAAAATATTCCAAATAATGTAACTAAAGGGGAAATAGTAGATGTTTTCCATGAAAATAATTTTTTAGGTAGGGGGTATTATAACGAAGATTCCCTAATAACTATAAGATTGCTCACAAGAAAAAATCATAAAATAGACCAAGATTTTTTTGATAATAAAATTGAAAAAGCTTTAAAATACAGGAAAAGGTTTATAAATGATAATTCCTTTAGATTATTTTTTTCAGAGTCAGACGGAATACCAGGGTTAATAGTTGATAAGTTCGAGGATTATCTTGTAATGCAAATTAACACCTTTGGAGCTTACGAATATAAAGACTTGATTTTAAATTCTTTAATAAAATTTTTAGGTCCAAAGGGTATATTTGAAAAGGATGATGAACGTTCTGCAAAAATTGAAGGCTTCACTTGCATAGAGGGTTGGGTATATAAAAAAGGGCCAGAAATAATACCTTTCCAAATTGATGGAATAAACTTTTTTTCTGACACCAAAGGTCAAAAAACTGGCTTTTTCTTAGATCAAAGAATTAATGCAAAAAAAGTTATGGAGATTTCTGAAAATTTAGATGCTTTGGATGCTTTTTCTTATACAGGAAATTTTGGTTTACACGTATTAAAAGGTGGGGCAAAAAAAGTAACTTTTATAGATTATTCAGAAAGAGCTCTTAATATTTTAGAAAATACTTTAAAAGCAAATTCAATAGATAGTTCTAAATATGAAATAATAAATGGAAATTCTTTTGATATTTTAAAAATGTTTGATGAAACAAGTAGATATTTTGATATGACCATTATTGATCCACCTTCGTTGGCAAAATCAAGAAAATCCAAAAAAAATGCTTTTCGAGGTTATAAAGAATTGAATTTAAGGGCTATGAAAATCACAAAAAACAATGGTATATTGGTAACTTCGTCATGCACGCAAATTATTTTTGATGAAGAGTTTTCCAGAATTATTTTTGAAGCTATGGAAGATACACATAAAATCCTTAAATTGGTTCACAAAGGGTATCAATCTCCTGATCACCCTATACAAAAAAATATCTTTGAAACAGAATACCTAAAAAATTATATATTTTTAGTTGATGACAAAAACAATTATTAA
- the ychF gene encoding redox-regulated ATPase YchF, which produces MLKIGFVGLPNVGKSTLFNALSEKQVPAENYPFCTVDPNLAIVEYGDERLDFIYELQRSEKKVKPSIEFVDIAGLVKGASKGEGLGNKFLDNISKVDAIAHVVRCFEDSNITHSQGSVDPATDAEIIDLELIEKDLETIKNRYEKKFKLARAGDKDAKVEIELLENLKNFLEVGNPSRNFKKERSEKEQEIIDSLFLLTEKPVLYVANIDENKDNNKKYVESLKEYVKKIDGQIFEINSKIEMDLSSMEYGERAMFIEELGIDGDCLDKFIKKSKDLLNLITFITGTKNETKSWNVINGTTAYEAAGKIHTDIQKGFIKAEVINTELLKKLGSIKTAKNKGLISIEGKDYVIREGDYVYFHFH; this is translated from the coding sequence ATGTTGAAAATAGGTTTTGTTGGATTGCCAAATGTTGGTAAATCAACTCTTTTTAATGCTTTATCAGAAAAACAAGTTCCTGCAGAGAACTATCCTTTTTGTACAGTTGACCCCAATCTTGCAATAGTTGAATATGGGGATGAAAGGTTGGATTTTATATATGAATTACAAAGATCAGAAAAAAAGGTAAAGCCTTCAATAGAATTTGTTGATATAGCTGGATTGGTAAAAGGAGCAAGTAAAGGTGAAGGATTGGGAAACAAATTTTTGGATAATATTAGCAAAGTTGATGCAATTGCCCATGTGGTGAGATGTTTTGAAGATTCAAATATAACTCACTCTCAAGGGAGCGTTGATCCAGCCACAGATGCGGAAATTATAGATTTGGAATTAATCGAAAAAGATTTAGAAACTATAAAAAATAGATATGAAAAGAAATTTAAATTAGCCAGGGCTGGAGATAAGGATGCTAAGGTTGAAATCGAGTTATTGGAAAATTTGAAAAATTTTTTAGAAGTGGGCAATCCTTCAAGAAACTTTAAAAAAGAGAGATCAGAAAAAGAACAAGAAATTATTGATTCTTTATTTCTGTTAACTGAAAAACCCGTTTTGTATGTAGCAAACATTGATGAAAACAAAGATAATAATAAAAAATATGTTGAATCGTTAAAAGAATATGTAAAAAAGATTGATGGACAAATTTTTGAAATTAATTCAAAGATAGAAATGGATTTATCATCCATGGAATACGGAGAAAGAGCAATGTTTATAGAGGAATTAGGTATAGATGGAGATTGTTTGGACAAATTTATTAAAAAATCAAAAGATTTGCTTAATTTAATAACGTTTATAACTGGTACCAAGAATGAAACGAAATCTTGGAATGTAATTAACGGGACAACTGCCTACGAAGCGGCGGGAAAAATACACACAGACATACAAAAAGGTTTTATAAAAGCAGAAGTTATAAACACAGAATTGTTGAAAAAATTAGGAAGTATAAAAACAGCAAAAAATAAAGGGCTTATCTCTATTGAAGGGAAAGATTATGTGATTAGAGAAGGAGACTATGTATACTTTCATTTTCATTAA
- a CDS encoding nucleotidyltransferase: protein MNSLGVIVEYNPFHKGHLYHLKKAKEKTNPTHIIAVMSGNFVQRGEPSLINKFARTKMALNNGIDLVVELPFVYSIQDAGGFANGSVGTLARMGKINNLVFGSESNNLELLDEIAEIIYSKPASYNSKLKKYLKEGISYPNARKKALLDILKKQEAKEIIESSNDILGIEYLVHLKKYKSDISPNTIKRIGSKYNEKNLQTEISSATAIREAIYKDGLDDLNDFVPQKTLSILESEITSKRGPINIKDLEKIVFYKLYSLTREELEEYHGVIEGLSKRFLDASKKTNNIYELIDNVKTKRFTRTRIKRTLLNILFEIKKVDVKMINKYGPQYIRVLGFNNNGQEFLSKIKKDIKIPIITTVSKYQNIKKRIDEDMLSHSKYKVNSEVMNYIFKKDILASNIYASLYNKRSKDYLETMDFNNSVIKY from the coding sequence ATGAATTCTTTAGGAGTAATTGTTGAATATAATCCTTTTCATAAAGGGCATTTATATCATTTAAAAAAAGCAAAAGAAAAAACAAATCCCACTCATATTATAGCAGTTATGAGTGGTAATTTTGTACAACGAGGAGAACCTTCTTTAATAAACAAATTTGCAAGAACAAAAATGGCTTTGAATAATGGCATAGATTTAGTTGTGGAATTACCTTTTGTTTACAGCATACAGGATGCTGGAGGCTTTGCTAACGGTTCTGTGGGAACTTTAGCCAGAATGGGGAAAATAAATAATTTGGTATTTGGAAGTGAATCAAATAACTTAGAGTTGTTAGATGAAATAGCAGAAATAATATATAGTAAACCTGCTTCTTACAATAGCAAATTGAAGAAATATTTAAAAGAAGGTATTTCTTATCCGAATGCAAGAAAAAAAGCTTTATTGGATATTTTAAAAAAGCAAGAAGCAAAAGAAATAATAGAAAGCTCAAATGATATATTGGGTATAGAATATTTGGTACATTTGAAAAAGTATAAGTCAGATATAAGTCCAAACACAATAAAAAGAATTGGTTCAAAATACAATGAAAAGAATTTACAAACTGAAATATCTTCTGCTACAGCTATTAGAGAAGCTATTTATAAAGATGGTTTAGATGATCTTAATGATTTTGTTCCACAAAAAACACTCAGTATTTTAGAATCTGAAATAACATCAAAAAGAGGACCAATTAATATAAAAGACCTTGAAAAAATAGTGTTTTACAAATTATATTCATTAACAAGAGAAGAGTTAGAGGAGTATCATGGAGTCATAGAAGGTTTATCAAAAAGATTTTTAGATGCATCAAAAAAGACGAATAATATTTACGAGCTAATTGACAATGTTAAAACAAAAAGGTTCACAAGAACCAGAATAAAGAGAACCTTACTAAACATACTTTTTGAAATAAAAAAAGTTGATGTAAAGATGATTAACAAATATGGACCTCAATATATAAGAGTTTTGGGCTTTAATAATAATGGACAGGAGTTTTTATCTAAAATAAAAAAAGATATTAAAATACCAATTATCACAACAGTTTCAAAATATCAAAACATTAAAAAAAGAATAGATGAGGACATGCTTTCTCATTCAAAATATAAAGTTAATTCAGAAGTTATGAATTATATTTTTAAAAAAGATATTCTTGCATCAAATATATATGCGAGTTTATACAATAAAAGATCAAAAGACTATTTGGAAACCATGGATTTCAACAATAGTGTAATAAAATATTGA
- the guaA gene encoding glutamine-hydrolyzing GMP synthase, translating into MEKILIIDYGSQYTQLLARRIREFGVYSEVVPPNKKLNLKNVKGIILSGGPNSVYSENAPVLESNMLKLDIPLLGICYGMQLIAYNMDCEVKRDANGEYGRTEILIEKKDELFNEIPDKITTWMSHGDSVISLSEGFEPIAKTKNGIIAGFRLKSKKIWGIQFHPEVRHSEFGSDIIENFVLDICKIKGDWSLSNFIDEKIKEIKNKIGDKKAIIALSGGVDSSVAAVLVHKAIGKNLKAVFVDHGLLRKNEPEEVKRIFKEMIGLDLITINAKEKFLSKLKGVSDPEKKRKIIGEEFIRVFEKFAKENDDIEYLIQGTIYSDVIESAASGSNTSVIKSHHNVGGLPKEMDLKIFEPLREIFKDEVRSTGEILGIPKNILYRHPFPGPGLAIRIIGEITEEKLKILKNVDSIFIETLKENSWYNKVWQSFAILTPVKTVGVAGDSRKYEYVVSLRSVDSVEGMTADWSRIPFDILNQASNRITNEVSEVGRVVYDITSKPPATIEWE; encoded by the coding sequence ATGGAGAAAATTTTGATAATTGATTACGGCAGCCAATATACTCAATTATTGGCAAGAAGAATAAGAGAATTTGGGGTTTATTCTGAAGTTGTGCCTCCTAATAAAAAGCTAAATCTAAAAAATGTAAAAGGGATTATATTGTCAGGTGGACCGAATAGTGTATATTCTGAAAATGCTCCAGTATTAGAAAGTAATATGTTGAAATTAGATATTCCTCTTTTAGGAATTTGTTATGGAATGCAATTGATTGCCTATAATATGGATTGTGAAGTAAAAAGAGATGCAAATGGTGAATACGGAAGAACAGAGATACTTATTGAAAAAAAAGATGAGTTGTTTAATGAAATACCTGATAAAATAACTACATGGATGAGTCATGGAGATAGTGTAATTAGTCTAAGCGAAGGCTTTGAACCAATTGCTAAAACTAAAAATGGAATAATAGCCGGGTTTAGGTTAAAATCAAAAAAAATATGGGGAATTCAGTTTCATCCTGAGGTAAGACATTCTGAGTTTGGTAGTGATATTATAGAAAACTTTGTTTTGGATATTTGTAAAATAAAAGGAGACTGGTCATTATCTAATTTCATTGACGAAAAAATAAAAGAGATAAAAAATAAAATTGGTGATAAAAAAGCAATTATTGCTCTTTCTGGAGGGGTTGATTCTTCTGTTGCTGCTGTCCTTGTTCACAAGGCTATAGGCAAAAATCTTAAAGCGGTGTTTGTTGATCACGGCTTATTAAGGAAAAACGAACCAGAAGAAGTGAAAAGAATTTTCAAAGAAATGATAGGGTTAGATTTAATAACTATAAATGCCAAAGAAAAATTTTTATCAAAGTTAAAAGGTGTATCTGATCCTGAAAAAAAGAGGAAAATAATTGGAGAAGAGTTCATAAGAGTTTTTGAAAAATTTGCGAAGGAGAATGATGATATAGAGTATTTAATACAAGGTACTATATATTCGGACGTTATTGAAAGTGCTGCTTCTGGTTCAAACACATCTGTTATAAAAAGTCATCATAATGTTGGTGGACTTCCCAAAGAAATGGATCTAAAAATCTTTGAACCACTTAGAGAAATATTCAAAGACGAAGTAAGAAGCACTGGTGAAATATTGGGAATTCCAAAAAACATTTTATATAGGCATCCTTTTCCCGGACCAGGTTTAGCTATAAGAATAATCGGTGAAATAACAGAAGAAAAATTGAAAATTTTAAAAAATGTTGATTCAATATTTATAGAAACTTTAAAAGAAAATAGTTGGTACAACAAAGTTTGGCAATCTTTTGCTATACTTACACCAGTGAAAACAGTTGGAGTGGCAGGGGATTCAAGAAAATATGAATACGTTGTATCACTTAGATCTGTTGATAGTGTTGAGGGGATGACAGCAGATTGGTCAAGGATACCTTTTGATATACTCAATCAAGCCTCAAACAGAATAACCAATGAAGTTTCTGAAGTAGGAAGAGTTGTTTATGATATAACTTCAAAACCGCCTGCAACTATTGAATGGGAGTAA
- a CDS encoding histidine phosphatase family protein, translating to MNIYLVRHGITDWNKEYRWQGEEDEELNAEGINQAETVQKRFAGDNIKSIYSSTLKRAIKTAEIINRNHNLEINKLSNLDECKVGPFSGLHIDEVKNKYKKEFKEWSGDPWSNIEGMESLGDVQSRSVKAVKNIISKHEKDDKIIVVAHGLVIRTIISWVLKLPITSNSNFRIDNCSVSEVLYENNKFRLKSLNETWHLIHFNMAIYETAEERDLQ from the coding sequence TTGAATATATATTTAGTCAGACATGGTATTACTGATTGGAACAAAGAATATAGATGGCAAGGTGAAGAGGATGAAGAGTTAAATGCTGAAGGGATTAACCAAGCTGAGACTGTGCAAAAAAGATTTGCAGGTGATAATATAAAGAGTATTTACTCGTCTACTCTAAAAAGAGCAATTAAGACTGCAGAAATAATAAATCGTAACCATAATTTAGAAATAAATAAATTAAGCAACCTCGATGAATGTAAGGTTGGGCCTTTTTCTGGGCTGCACATTGATGAGGTAAAAAATAAGTACAAAAAAGAGTTTAAGGAATGGTCTGGAGACCCTTGGTCAAATATTGAAGGGATGGAATCTCTGGGAGATGTCCAATCAAGATCGGTTAAAGCAGTTAAGAATATAATCTCAAAACATGAAAAAGACGACAAAATAATAGTTGTAGCCCATGGTTTAGTAATAAGAACTATTATTTCTTGGGTTTTAAAATTGCCAATAACTTCAAACTCTAATTTTAGAATAGATAACTGTTCTGTATCGGAAGTCCTTTATGAAAATAATAAATTCAGGTTAAAATCTTTAAATGAAACATGGCATCTAATACATTTCAATATGGCCATATATGAAACGGCAGAAGAAAGAGATTTGCAGTGA
- a CDS encoding 2-phosphosulfolactate phosphatase, producing the protein MKRLYTYLSPKENLLNHEIIVLIDTFRATTTINTLFHLGAKEVLMTDDIERSFELKESGYVLCGERNSQKIKGFDFSNSPSELLKQEDKIKSKKVLINTTNGAKVFRNVNKNSNVIALSLTNLKTVINRIEIYSDIGVVCSGLNGNYSLEDYYTAYRLIKNIYSKYPDTNDATEMSYKIDLSKDIIKKAKHYKNLKELKLIEDINLCLNESIYDTFTFSEKNSGIFKMI; encoded by the coding sequence GTGAAAAGATTGTACACCTATCTTTCTCCAAAAGAAAATCTATTAAACCACGAAATAATAGTTTTGATAGATACTTTTAGAGCCACTACAACTATTAACACATTATTTCATTTAGGGGCAAAAGAAGTTCTTATGACAGATGATATCGAAAGATCTTTTGAATTAAAAGAATCTGGCTATGTATTGTGTGGAGAAAGAAACAGCCAAAAAATAAAAGGATTTGATTTTTCAAATTCACCTTCTGAGTTGTTAAAACAAGAGGACAAAATAAAAAGTAAAAAAGTATTGATAAATACTACTAATGGTGCAAAAGTCTTTAGAAATGTGAATAAAAATTCTAATGTAATTGCATTAAGTTTAACTAATTTAAAAACGGTAATTAATAGAATAGAAATTTATTCTGATATTGGAGTAGTTTGTAGTGGTTTAAATGGGAACTATTCCTTAGAAGATTATTATACAGCCTATAGATTAATTAAAAATATATATTCAAAGTATCCAGACACAAATGATGCTACTGAAATGTCGTACAAGATTGATTTATCTAAAGATATTATCAAAAAAGCGAAGCATTATAAAAACTTAAAGGAATTAAAATTAATAGAAGATATCAATTTATGTTTAAATGAAAGTATTTATGATACGTTTACTTTTTCAGAAAAAAATAGTGGTATATTTAAAATGATTTAA
- a CDS encoding iron-containing alcohol dehydrogenase, which yields MRNFTFQNATKVEFGKESYKKLPEQLKKDGIDKILMVYGRSSIKKIGLYDTLIESLNAAGIKVNEISGVQPNPRLSLVKEGLKKFKETKSQAILAVGGGSVIDTSKAISAGYYYDGDIWDLFAKKAPVKEGLPIYTILTLSATGSEMNGNAVITNEEAQQKWDISSKALYPVVTYISPELQYSLPKSQTINGAVDAISHVMEFYFDTTPRTEIQDALAEGIIKTVIKATETLIEDPEDYQCRAALAWGATLALNGLLATGKQGGDWSSHMIEHALSAVTDVAHGKGLAIVFPAFLEFSKDKIMDKLDRFAEKIFGIDTGSKGYDSDLAIKALKDWYKKIGQPVKLKEIGLEEEKIEVIADNAAQIAPFGQIQDMDKKKILEVLKIAYK from the coding sequence ATGAGAAATTTTACTTTTCAAAATGCAACAAAAGTTGAGTTTGGGAAAGAGTCTTATAAAAAATTACCAGAACAGTTGAAAAAAGACGGGATAGATAAAATACTAATGGTTTATGGAAGAAGTTCAATAAAAAAAATAGGTCTTTATGATACTTTAATTGAATCTTTAAATGCAGCTGGTATAAAAGTAAATGAAATATCAGGAGTACAGCCAAATCCAAGATTAAGCTTGGTTAAAGAGGGATTGAAAAAATTTAAGGAAACAAAATCTCAAGCTATCTTGGCAGTAGGCGGAGGAAGTGTAATAGACACTTCAAAGGCCATTTCTGCAGGCTACTATTATGATGGCGACATATGGGATTTATTTGCAAAAAAAGCCCCCGTTAAAGAGGGATTACCAATTTATACTATTTTAACCCTTTCCGCAACAGGTTCAGAAATGAATGGTAACGCCGTTATAACAAATGAAGAAGCCCAGCAAAAATGGGATATATCTTCAAAAGCTCTTTATCCTGTAGTAACTTATATTTCTCCTGAATTGCAATACTCTTTACCAAAGAGTCAGACGATAAATGGTGCGGTAGACGCTATTTCACATGTAATGGAATTTTATTTTGATACTACTCCAAGAACAGAAATTCAGGATGCTTTAGCAGAAGGTATAATAAAAACTGTAATAAAAGCAACAGAAACTTTGATAGAGGATCCCGAAGATTATCAATGTAGGGCTGCTTTAGCTTGGGGTGCAACATTAGCATTAAATGGGCTCTTGGCAACGGGAAAGCAAGGAGGAGATTGGTCTTCTCACATGATTGAACATGCTCTATCTGCAGTTACAGATGTAGCACATGGGAAAGGATTAGCCATAGTCTTCCCAGCTTTTCTTGAATTTTCAAAAGATAAAATTATGGATAAATTAGATAGATTCGCAGAAAAAATATTTGGAATTGATACAGGAAGCAAAGGTTATGATTCTGATTTAGCAATAAAAGCTTTGAAAGATTGGTATAAAAAAATAGGGCAGCCAGTTAAATTAAAAGAAATTGGATTGGAAGAAGAAAAAATAGAGGTTATTGCAGATAACGCAGCACAAATAGCTCCTTTTGGCCAAATACAAGATATGGACAAAAAGAAGATATTAGAAGTATTAAAAATTGCGTATAAATAG
- a CDS encoding MBL fold metallo-hydrolase — MKILGIVDNYKKSDEYKTDWGFSVAISMDHYNIIFDTGNDPEILKHNMKKLNLDDKNRNIDLLFISHNHSDHTGGIKYFSNNFYLNNIAIPYDIDKNILELVSSLRNTRTMNIKSPTTLDMNIHTTGIIGEDIKEQSLVIETKKGLVLFVGCSHPGISKIIETVQNTFNDRIHFLIGGFHFYKLNEDKLQNEIDYLKNSDIDFIAPTHCTGDRAKNILKRDLAERFVEFGVGYKINI; from the coding sequence GTGAAAATTTTAGGTATAGTAGATAATTATAAAAAATCTGATGAATACAAAACAGATTGGGGTTTTTCTGTAGCTATAAGTATGGACCATTATAATATAATTTTTGATACGGGAAATGATCCAGAAATTTTAAAACACAATATGAAAAAATTGAACCTGGATGACAAAAATAGAAATATTGATTTGTTGTTTATATCGCATAATCATTCAGATCATACGGGAGGCATAAAATACTTTTCAAACAATTTCTATTTAAACAACATAGCAATTCCTTACGACATTGATAAAAACATATTAGAATTAGTATCTTCGCTTAGAAATACAAGAACCATGAACATAAAATCACCAACTACTTTAGATATGAATATTCATACAACAGGAATTATTGGAGAAGATATCAAAGAGCAGTCTTTAGTAATTGAAACAAAAAAAGGATTAGTTCTTTTTGTAGGATGTTCACACCCTGGAATTTCAAAGATAATAGAAACAGTTCAAAATACTTTTAATGATAGAATCCATTTTTTGATTGGGGGGTTTCATTTTTATAAGTTAAACGAAGATAAACTACAAAATGAAATTGATTATTTAAAAAATTCTGACATAGATTTTATTGCTCCAACTCATTGCACTGGAGATAGAGCAAAAAATATTTTAAAGAGAGATCTGGCAGAAAGGTTTGTAGAATTTGGCGTTGGCTATAAAATAAATATATGA
- a CDS encoding HD-GYP domain-containing protein has product MIKSLKKLNRTIFLLALSILLISFFVFFFSFFQFNENEKINIVIDENISDVNSIISNLYYIRDNEVSPGDKRLDDILNLLREIKNQNQNLNIEYSFYITDSFLKDFNSQPVEDVINEISKYARYIRDYKQERIDQAFQFNRFSLVFLMLSIGVLTVLVTYQRFNLNNFFEKINKGVKDIEHILSYKKIDKKIDYEWQEEKIFIKEIEKIDEEMKINKNLLEIGRYNSMYELLKEIMDTVDSKLPIDRLSFAFIDTTGNVIAETASTKLGNIFLDAGFADKLDNRSLKELVKSKEYRIINDLEDHYHNKRKSEATRLLLKEGIRSNLTAPIEFSDKVVGFIFFASSKKNIYSQYHINLAKRIVNILKQNIFSHYIVQQIIASTSNGFVKLVEGKDNETGDHISRVANVSGLIAKKLSFINSDITPKFIRELYLFAPLHDIGKVGIPDEILLKPGKLTKEEYDIMKKHVTIGENIINDMNKNIENLSDLSLLNTAINIISGHHEKFDGSGYPRGKKGKNISLAGRIVAVADVFDALMSKRPYKDAFSFEESFNLIKKGSGNHFDPEIVEMFESSIKEVKEIYGLYN; this is encoded by the coding sequence ATGATAAAAAGCTTAAAAAAATTGAATAGAACTATATTCTTATTAGCTTTATCTATTTTGTTGATATCTTTTTTTGTATTTTTTTTCAGTTTCTTTCAATTCAATGAGAATGAAAAAATTAATATAGTTATAGACGAAAATATAAGTGATGTAAATTCCATAATTTCGAACCTTTATTATATTAGGGACAATGAAGTATCTCCAGGCGATAAGAGACTAGATGATATATTAAATTTATTAAGAGAAATAAAAAATCAAAATCAAAATTTAAACATAGAATATAGCTTCTATATTACGGATAGTTTTTTAAAGGATTTTAATTCACAACCAGTAGAAGATGTAATTAATGAAATTTCAAAATACGCAAGATATATTAGAGATTATAAACAAGAAAGAATAGACCAGGCCTTTCAATTCAACAGATTTTCTTTGGTATTTCTTATGCTATCCATAGGGGTATTGACTGTTTTAGTTACATATCAAAGATTTAATTTAAACAATTTTTTTGAAAAAATAAATAAAGGCGTTAAAGATATTGAACATATATTAAGTTATAAAAAGATAGACAAAAAAATAGATTATGAATGGCAAGAAGAAAAAATATTTATAAAAGAAATTGAAAAAATCGATGAAGAAATGAAAATAAACAAGAATTTATTAGAAATTGGAAGATACAATTCTATGTATGAATTACTTAAAGAAATTATGGATACAGTAGATTCTAAACTTCCTATTGATAGGTTATCTTTTGCATTTATAGACACTACAGGAAATGTAATTGCCGAAACTGCTTCAACAAAACTTGGTAATATATTTTTAGATGCAGGATTTGCTGATAAATTAGACAACAGATCTTTAAAGGAATTAGTCAAATCAAAGGAATATAGAATAATAAATGATTTGGAAGATCATTACCACAACAAAAGAAAATCTGAAGCAACAAGACTTTTATTAAAAGAAGGTATAAGATCAAATTTAACCGCGCCAATTGAATTTAGTGACAAAGTGGTAGGATTCATTTTCTTTGCCTCATCAAAGAAAAATATATACAGCCAATACCACATAAACCTTGCTAAAAGAATTGTGAACATATTAAAGCAAAATATTTTTAGCCATTATATCGTTCAACAAATCATAGCTTCAACATCAAATGGATTTGTTAAATTAGTTGAAGGGAAAGATAATGAAACCGGCGATCATATTTCAAGGGTTGCAAATGTTTCAGGACTAATAGCTAAAAAACTTTCTTTTATAAATTCAGATATAACACCAAAATTTATAAGAGAACTCTATCTTTTTGCCCCATTACATGATATTGGAAAAGTTGGTATACCAGACGAAATTCTTTTAAAACCGGGTAAATTAACTAAAGAAGAATACGATATTATGAAAAAACACGTAACTATTGGGGAAAATATTATAAATGATATGAATAAAAATATTGAAAATTTAAGCGATTTGAGCCTTTTAAATACTGCAATAAATATAATAAGCGGACATCATGAAAAATTTGATGGTTCTGGCTACCCAAGAGGGAAAAAGGGAAAGAATATATCTTTAGCTGGAAGAATAGTAGCAGTAGCTGATGTTTTTGATGCATTAATGAGCAAAAGACCTTACAAAGATGCTTTTAGTTTTGAAGAGTCTTTTAATTTAATTAAAAAAGGCTCGGGAAATCATTTTGACCCTGAAATAGTTGAAATGTTTGAATCTTCAATTAAAGAAGTTAAGGAAATTTATGGTCTTTACAATTAA